The genomic DNA GTTCTTAAAGTGATGGCCTGTTTCATTGGTGGCTATAGCACTCATTGTCTTCCCCAAACTGCTGTTAGTCTTTCTGTGACAGTCAGAGATGCAGTATTGACAACACCAAATGTTCAAAAAGCATGACTCAGGCtgaccaaaaatcatgagtttggctttaaaatcgtgagattatgtaaaaatacaagatttgatgtttttatttgccttctgctttttgagcctttaggtggactggggtcacattttgcagctttctccacagccaaaGGGGCtagaaattttctttttctttaaaaatgaaagttgaaaAAATCACAtctccacttgactccaggagctggggctttagggAAAACAAGAATTATTGTGAGACTCTTGACagaatcatgagagttggcaacactggcagCTGCCATGATCGCTTCCGTGAGTCCTAGCACTAGAAGTTGGAGTCTGCACCATCAGTCTTTCTAAGGCGGGGAGCAGTCCAATACACTGCTCTAGAGGATAAGAACCAAAGTGCTAGGCACTCCGCCTGGACACCAGACCTCAAGCTCAGTAGGAGCAACTCAGGGATGTAGGTTTCAAGTAGATTTTCCACGTTGGAGCAAAAAACGTTGTaagaaattttaaatgtaaacaacaaAAAGTCATTTGAGGGGATTTGTATCTCAGGAACTTTTTGACCCATCGCTGCCACGTTTTCACCACAAACGCTTCCCTGGTCCTTGAACTGGCATACCAGATTTCAAGCAGATCTGACTGAGCATGTAGAGAAGTTTGAAAATTGGGCTTTGAAGAGAAATGCTGTTGCAATCTTCATGATGGAGCAGCTAGATCTCCGCTTTAAGCTGGGTTTTATACCACACCTATCAATAGCATAGTATGCCAGAGGCTTCTTACCAGGGTGCGGAGCTAACTACCCAGAGTGAGTACCCAAGCTATCTCAGGTCTGCTTACAAATTTGGGAGCTTAAACATGGCCTAGAAAATAGAACTGGGAAAGATGCCTGAGGCCACCTCCCAGGGCCCAGAGAAGGAGGGTTCCTGAGCAGGAGGGTTCCTTTACTGGATTGGTGGCATGGGAGCTTCACTCTTGCCAAAGCCTGGTAGTCTCATGCCATTGTGCCCATTTCCCTGTTCTTAACTTCATAGCACACGGCACTGTCTTGTTCTCCTTTACTTACTGTGCTTTATGGAGCAACACGGAGCCAGTCGGAAGTGAAGGCTGCATCCGCATTTCTGCTTAAGGCCAAATCTTTAAATGGCTCGAAAATCCACAGGCAGAGTCAGatgtttctgaaaatttaaataccAGTTTGGGGCTTGGGGTAGAGTCTGTGGGGGAAATTTGGGGCCACTCGATCAAGGGGTTCTTGAGATACAGCATTCCAAAAAcagcatttgaaaatattaaccTTAGAATGCTTCTTTGCACAAAGATGGAGAAAGCAATGGGTAAGATCCCTGGAAAAGGGATGTTGCTGGGATGCCACTGCTGAGATTTACTGGATAACTCAAAAGGGATGGAGCTTGtcctttttttggtttgctggacTGCTGCAAGCAGgcagaaagagggggagagagagagccccTCCCTCACAAGGTAGCCGAGGGGAAGGTGCACCGGGCTGGAAGCCAGAGATATATGAGTGCAAGTCTCAGCTTCCACAGGCTGCTGCTAACATGTCTGTACCCTTCACTTCTATTAGTAACCATATCCAAATATCTCTCCCACAGGGGAAGGCAAGATCTGCCTTCCCATTCTGCGGAGAAGGAAACAGAGCTGCACAGCAGCcatcacatcagtgccaaataaagaggCAATAGATCCTCTCTGATCCCCCTGAAAATTCCCATTTACGCATTCCCAGATCACATTAGccattttggccacagtgtcacgttgggagctcatgttcagctgattatccatcacagCCCCCActtttgtttccatcacttcttcccaggatagaggcccccatcctgtaagtgtggccaAGCCTTTGTTCCCAGATATACACATTTTCCATCAGCTGTATTCAGACAGATTGTTcacttgcacccagcttaccaagtgatccagttcattctgaatcagtgacctgccctcttcattatttaccattccctcAAGTTTTGGGCCATCTGCACACTGCCTCTGTgatgattttcttttcttccaggtACTTGATTATATTGTTAAATATCATAAGGCCAggaaccgatccctgcaggacctcactagaaacaGACCCGTTCAGTGATGGGTCCCCATTTGCAGTTACATTTCGCAACCTACCAGTTAGCCAGTTTCAATCCATGTAATGTCTTCTCTGTTCATTTTATATCTTGCTAgttgttttaatcaaaatgtcgtgtGGCACCAAGTCAAAGGCCTTCCAGAGGTTTAACTAGCTTACAGCAACACTATCACCTTTATCAACCGAACTTggaatctcatcaaaaaagatctCCTGTTAGGCTGACAGGATCTACTTTCCGTGAACCCGAGTTGATTGGCATGAATTATTTTacactcctttaattctttattaattgagtcccatatcagctacTCCATTATTTTGCTCAGGATCAGTGTCATCCCATTTAGCCATTTTAAATACTGCCAcaccattagctttcttccagtgttCTGAATCTTCCTTCTTATTCCGAACCAACAGTAACAGTctagcaagctcctcagccagctcctttaAAACTCTTTGATGCAAGttgtctggacctgctgatttaaaaatgtctaactttatagctgctgtttaacatcctcctgggATACTAGTGGAACAGAAAGAGcattatcatatgatatgactacatcatggTTCTCCCAGatacagaactgaaatatttactgaacacctccgctgccttttctgcattatccTGGAtgattctaccatttccatctagtagtgGGCCAAACTGCAGGCCCGTTAATTTTACCTCAATTGCATGCAAGGTCTCGGAACAGATTTTGAAGGAGAAGGTAGTTAAGGACATAGTGGTAAACAATAACTGGAATAAAATTCAATCTGGTTTTACAAagggtagatcatgccagaccaacatgatcttttctttgagaagataactgattttttagacaaaggaaatgcagttgaTCTAATCCAcgtggatttcagtaaggcaatGAATACAGTTCCACATGGTAAATTATGAATTCAATTGGAGAAGTTGGGGATTAATATGAgcactgaaaggtggataaggaactggctaaagggaGATTACAATGGTCATTCTGagaggtgaactgtcaggctggagggaggttactagagAAGTTCCTCAGGGACctgtcttgggaccaatcttaattaatgaccttgacacaaaaagtgggagtgtgctaatgaaatctgcagatgacacgaCGTTGGGAGGTATGGCCAATACGAAGGAGGACGGGAATACCATACAAGAAGATATGAaagaccttgaaaactggagtagtagaaatgggatgaaatttaatagtgcagagtccaaggtcatgcacttagggattaacaacaagaattttcattataagctggggacatatcaactggaagtgacagaggaggagaaagacctgggtgtattggtagATCACAGGATCTACCAGTGTGATGCAGCTTTGGAAAAGGCTAATGTGGGTCTAGGCTGCCTCAGGCAAGatatttccagcagagacagggaagtgttagtaccactATAAAAGGTGAGaactcacctggaatactgtctgcagttctggtctcccaggtttaagaaagatgaattcaaactggaacaggtgcagagaagggctaccaggatgatcagggaatggaaaacctatcttatgagagaagactcaaagagcttggcttgtttactGTAACCAAACGCAGGCTGAGGGAAGATCTGATCGTTCTCtagaaatacatcagagggataaatatcagggaaggagaggagttaagTGTGAATGTGGACACAAAACCAAATGGctataaattggccatcaacaagtttaggcttgaaattaagcaaatgtttctaaccatcagagtgaagttctggaatagcctcccCAGGGGAGCAGTGTaaatggaggattctctgtaacttgaagtcttgaaatcatgatttgaggacttcagtaactctgccagaggttaggggtctattacaggagtgggcggGTGAGGGTcggtggcctgcaatgtgcaggaggtcagactagatgatcatgatggtcccttctggccttaaagtctatgaatctaattCCAATACCAGATGCAGTAGCTGTGCTCCCCCAAGTTTTACCCCAATGGGGGAGCACTGGGCCCAGAAAAGGCAGCTTCTCAACCCTCTCTGCACAATGCAACCACACCTCCTTAACTGTGCCCCTGTGGGGATGGCAATAGGAACTGGGACATCACACCACCATGCCCACCCCTAAACAGACCTGCCACCCTCTTTGTGCCCAGCACAGCTCAGCACCCCACCAGCCCTTTGCTGTGCTCTGTGCAGGGCTTGCTGCTGCTTGGCACAAAACACCCAGGGCAACGAGGCTGAGGGAGGGGTAAGGTCCTGCCAGCCCCTGAGGGGGGAGACACATGAGGGTAGGGACCAGAGGGGCCAAGTTaaggttggggggtgggaagtatcaccttaactctgcattttaCAGTGTTTGAACAGATTTGAACAGTAAAACCCCGTTTTCTCTGTATTCCTGCACTGCCCAATTGAAATACAGCTCAAACAGGCCATGGCAGGGAGGAGGGCTGGACCCTGGAACCACAGCCAGTGCCAGGGCACTTACTTGGAGCAGGATCCATTTCTGCATACTGGCCATGCGACCCAGGGCAGGGAGCCGAGTCCCCCGCGCACCCTGGCAGAAGGGAGAGCCTTTCACAATGACGTCAGGCATTTGTAACCAGACGGGGCCAGGCGACAAGCTCACACCCTGCCCACGCAGTACACAGCCGCCGGCTCTGCCAGGTGTAGCGACTGCTAGAAAACAGGTCAGGGAccatccttccccacccctgtcgAGAGAAGGTTCAAATAAGGACTAGTCCTTTGAGAGCAAAGCTGGCAAGAGCTCAAAGCCTCTCACCACACCCACCACTACGCCTGAGGCCCCATGCCAGACACACACTTAGGTGCAGAGCTCAGCCCTTCAGACAGCTGGAAAAACAAAGCCAGGCTCCTCCGCAGATGAGAGCCAGGGGAGCGCCTCATgccagggaaagggcagggctCAGGAGAGGCAGCACCACCCATGGGTAGAgcgcactgggctgggactcaggaaacctgcaTTCTGAGCCCAGCTTTGCACAGGGCTGCTGTgggccttggccaagtcacttccccagcacatgcctcagtttaccctcccACCCCTTGTCGAACAGGCTGCAAGCTCTCTCTTACTACGTGCATGTACTCTGCCCAGCAGAATGGGGTCCTGAGCTCACCTCGGAAATATTCACTGCTGGCAGGGCCACCCCACATGAAGGCTGCCTACTCCTTCCCATTCTAAGCCCCTCTCTCCAGTTGCTGATCACATTGCTAGGTAACTATGTGGGATGAACTTTGCATGCTGGGTACCTGCCTCCTGCTGCGCTTTTTTGTTTTGGCAAATGAGCCAAAATGGTTCAGGCAGTTCCAAGCATGAGGCGGAGgggaaaaacacattgttttgcccGTGTCAAAAAATGATGGTGGTCTCTTTGACCAGCTGTCATGtccctctgctttggagcagggatcgaaagttggcggggggagggggggaggcttTTACCATCcttatgaaaatctggccaagCTCTGGCTTCGACCCAGCCcagttcacacatgctccttAGAAACTTCTTCGAGTTTGGCAGCTAAACTCCTCAAGGATTCTGTcgccactgagcatgctccatcctctCAGTGCCTAGTGCTGCCCAGACAGCACCTGGCCATGCGCTAACCCATAGCTCTGGGCCACTCAGCAGGACTTTCCCAGTAGTGGCTGCTCTGAGCTGGAGGGGGGCCAGGCCCTGGCAGGATCTGAAAGCAGCAAACTCGTCTCTCCTGTGCACTCTGTGCCCTCCCCTGCTGGcacccagggagcagggaggcacCTGATTTtgatgcagaggggacaaaagccagaccagggggaggggaaggagggatactgggaggggaggtgggggaggctgggagccagtgaGGGAAAcagggggagggtgggaaggaataCTGGGAGCTGATACCGAGATCAGCCAGGGAGTTGTGGGGCAGACTTGGTTgcacaaggagactgggactagaaACGAGCAGGGAGAGCCGGagcaaggagagagagatcagacgagcagctggggtgcaggagaactGTGACTggctgggaggtggaggagagagacagattgGAGGAGGATCCCGGGGATGGATACGAGGGTTTGAAACCAGTGTGGGACAGGCAAAGAGGCTAGATAGATCAGCCAGAGTGGGAGGGAGGACTGTGAGTGGCCGCACGAGTCCACTGGGACTAGGTGTGGAGAGGGTGACAGACTGTGAGGGTGGGTGTAGTGGAccagccccctcccatgcccacCTCATAGCCTAGGATTATGGTCCAAGTagcctgcctcggtttcccttcTTGGAGTGTTAAAATAAAACTTCACTCAGGATTTTTTCTTGGTCAAAAATACTCCTCCTTCAGGTGTGGATTTAGTAATACAAGCCACCCTGCCAACAGCCCTGAAAATACCCTAAATCCGCACATGGTTTCTCTTCCCCTTCGTGGGCCTTCATGCCTGGGGCCTTTGCAGTCTCACCCCTGCTTGGCCTGGGACAACTCCCCTGATCCCAGGGTCCACCCTGCAAGAGCCATCCTCATCTGCCCTCTCCCTTGCAGCCACCTGCTGCCAGTTGAAGGGCAGTCCCTGATTCAATGCAGGCTACCTTCGGCTGTAATCCCAGgaggccagccccagccccagcactgcagcctgTAAGGGGTGAGCCAGCCTCTTACAGGGTAAATGGGAAACGGCCAGCAAGCCCGGAAAGGGAGACTAGGACCAGCTAGGCAAGGAGAAAGGGGCTGGGCCAGTGAACTAAGGCTgatgaaggaggaggagcaggaaggggatggggcagaagccAGGCTTTGGGGTGAGGGTGGGTGGAACGGGTATAAGCTGTGCTCACTAGAGATCACTCCCCTCCTAATCCTTGAGTCTCACCAGTCCTCCGCTGTCAGCAAATGTCTGTGAAACCCACCAGCAAAAGTGGTCTAATCCCCtgctagtgctggtccacatagaggatgacaacctactgtTGCTAGCAGTgactgttagctcaagtggctgAGGTCAGTGGGGTGGATCTAAAGGGCCCCAAGCCCTGCTGGTGACGCGGGGGAGTGGGGTCTGTACAATTCCACAGAATGGAATTGCTGTTTCAGTGATGAGCATCCCAGAAAAAGCTCATAAGGAAATTAATTATTCTGGCTTCAGCGCAGGGGTTGAATCGTGGCTGAGGTCACACAGGGCACAGTGAGACTCGCTGCACATTAAGTGAGTGGCacccatccatcctgtgcactgaagcaGACAAGGCCCTGTGGAAGACAGCACATGAGCGTGTAAATAAAGACTGCCATAATGCAGTTGCCCAAAGGGGCCTGGTTAAGGGTGCGCAGGTAACTTAATACCGGCATTGCCtcacttctgagtgcttgacttggcaaccgagagagagagggggagtctgTACATACTATACACAGCCAGGATACAGCAGAACGCAGGCAGCCTGCTCTGGCGAGCCCTTGGCATGACACTTGGACAGCTAGCGGCTACAGGGAGAGAAGTCATTCCAGACTGACATACTGACCATGTGCTTGCCTATCTCAGCCTCGCAAGATCTGTGGCCCCCTTCCAgtgccagcaggagcagggaggctccACCCACGTGATTCTCCGCATTGGCTCCAGACCGTGCTCGTGGATCCCAGGGCCAGATGGGCCCACTGGCGTCAGCCATCGGCCTTCCCTAGCTGAATTCCTGCCtgaactagagcagagctttAGAAAAAACAGCCCAGGCTGATTTAAATAGTCCCAATGATGGTGAATCCCCCACCGGGATCCGTTGCTGGGAACTTCTTCCCTGCTCTCAAACATCTGCACCATATTTCTACTCTGAATGAGCCTAGCTTCAACTGGTATAAACCCTCCTCAAAGCTCTGGTCCCGAtgcaggtacttacagactgtgaccAAGCCACCCATAACCATCTCTTCGGTTAGCCAAACGGACTGAGCACCTCAGGTCCTGTCTGGGCCCCCCGTGCACCATGGGGCGCTGGCTGGTTTCCCCTGCATCTAGCCCTTCCACTGAATTCAGCCGACCCATCCTGTCAGTAAGTCACTAAGCCCCTGCTGAATTTGCTGTACAGCTGGATGTCATGTGGCCAGCTCAGGTGGTGTGTCAGGGTTGGCCAGGGAggctcctggggcagggacacCAAGGACAAGGAGCGAGCAGCGAGCACCCTCCTACCAAGCCTGCTTGAGACAAGCAAGAGCCCAGGCTGCCCTCATCTCTTGGAGCACAGGGCAGGGGACACATGGGCTGGACAGACCCACACACTGTGGGGTCCACCCAGTACCTCCAgacatagtccaggaggtctctgaagCTGGTGGGACCAGCCAGGCCCATCCTTAGCAGCAGCTGCGGTGACGCCCTGCACTCAGGAGCAAGCAGCAGGCTGTGTGCatgctggctctggcaggggactGGGATCAGAACCTGGGCAGGGCACAGCTAACAGGGCCATGGAGCCCAGCATCGCGTGCACTATGTCCACGAGGGGGCAAGAAGCTGCCTGGTCCCTTGTCTGGGCACAGCATGGCCACCCCCAGCCAATCAGCTGCCACACACCATGGTTTGAGCTGGATTTATTTTAGGTTCGTGCTGCCAGCCTCCCTCAGCAGCCCACATGAGTGTGAAACCAACCAATCAATgcacaacacaacacacagtgACCcgctgctgcccctctctgctcagcccaggGCCGGGGCCACAGGCTCAGCAGCAGTATGGCAGGCGCTGACCAACAGGAAGGGGCTGCCCGCCACGGGCACGCGGCTGGGCAGATACAAAGGAGAGTCCTACTACAGGATCCCAGCTTTGCTTGCGGGCACCACCAGGCTGTTCCTGGGCGTGCactcccacagccctgctctgagcagggcaaGGCCTACCCCCAAGGCTGCAGCACAAACCCTCCCTGCTGCTAGCAAGGCGGGGGCAGCAGGCAAGACATGGAGGAATGCTCAGTGCCCCAGGAAGTGCCACCCCAGCCATCACCCAAGGGACCTCTTTCAACCACAGCCATACACGGCAGTGGTGCCCGGCCCACCACTGCAAACAAGTCAGGACGGACTTCTCGAGCCCAGGCCGGCACCCTGGCACAAACAAGCATAAGCACCCGGcctggccagccagcccccatgTGCCCAGCCACACTCCCCACTCGGGCACTCTGCTTTCCATGCACGATgccacactgccccctgcaggcGTGGGATGGACCCCGGCCAGCCCTTTGGCACTTGCTGGTTTTCCTGGGGCTGGGCACGGAGCAGGTCTCCTCTTCGGGTCCAGCGCAGCGGCGCTCATCTACGGCGACCAGTGCATCAGGCTGTGCATTCATCTCCTTCAGCCAGAACTGCCATCGAAACTGGGGCCAGCACGGGCTGCGCTGCACTCATTCTGCCCGCCGGATGAACCAGATCTCATTGCGCCGCTGAGGGACGCTGGGGTTCTCATAGGCAGCCACCATGTAGCTTTCCCGCAGCACGGTGTCTGTGGAGCCCAGGAGCTCCCAGAGAAGGCGGATCTCCCGGAGGATCGTCTCCTCTGTCGTCACCCCATAGAAAACCCTGGAACAAAAGGGAGTGGCCACAGCCACTGGAGAACAGTCAACTGGcaagctcccctgcccccagtgtgccatctatccaacccctcccccctaaGCCACCAACAtgcccccccttctcctccccctcagaGACGTTTCCTCCCCCCTTGGGGCTGTTCCCCCCGGGCTCAGGAAACGTTCCTCTCCCAGCCTGCAGCAATAGCAGGGGCTCACCTGGTCAGGACGCGGAGTGGCTGTCTCTCCACGATGCGGATATcagggtctgtggggagaggggggtcaGGCTGGAACTCCCCTGGGAGGTAATAGGTAGTGGTGACGTCCCGCAGCAACTCGGTGCCCTCCTCATTCAGGTAGATCTCATTCACCACAGGCACTGTCATGCCCAGGTAGCGGCCTGCAGTGAGGCAGGCACAGGGGGGCATTGAGAGGGTGCCCGAGGGGCGGAgccagcctccccctgcccctcacctgcCAGCACACACCTGTGGAGTTCTCCTTGCAGATGTAGCGCATGAGTTTCATGAAGCCCATAGAGATGCTCTGTTCGTACATCGGCTCCCCCTTGGTGACGCAGGCCCATTTCCCCGCTGGGTACAGCCGCTCCTCGCACTGAGACAGGCAGGGAGACAAGTCGGTCAAAGCCCAGAACAGGGCAGGAGGTTGCCTGCTGACAACACCCCACCCCTACGGTCACTGCCAGTCACCAGGTGGGGGCAGAAAGCTCCTCTGGGCCATGGGCCCTGGCCACTAGCATGGTTGGCAGAACGAAGGGGGACACATCCCAGCAGCGTGTGGCCCAATGCAAGCAACAGGGTGGCACACCCAAGAGCATGGGCCTTAAAGCTGAGGAGTCCCACTGCTGGAGGACATGGGGGTTGTAAGGGGTCAGGCTAGGGGGTAATCCAGAGTACTCTGGGGTGTAAAAGTTCCCTGGACACACGCTCTGCATGCTGCACTGGGCTTCCTACCCATTTCCAGCCCCTGTTCTATACAGATAGGAGAAGCTATAGCTAGGCGTATGGGGGACCCTGTGGTACAGGACACCCTTGGCATTCAGCTGCCTCTAGCAGCTTTTCCTAGATACACTGCAGCCTCAGCTTCCccctggctgcagagagagagagagagagagagagagagagtgtctctctctctctcacacatacacacacacactctctctctccccccgccgcccccacCCAAGGGCAACGCCAGGGGCCAGGAAGAGGTGACCTCACTGCTTGAATTCAATGGAAGGCAAAGCAATGGCTTCCCAGCTCACATTGCCAAGGCACACATTGGAAAGCCAATGGAGCAGCTGGCAGCTTCACAGATCCTGGGGCTCATCTCCAAGGTGCTGCAAACCCTGTCTTGCCCAGCTAGGAACTGGAGCGCCAGAGGAGACCCCCTCAtggaggggaggctgtggggagcaggcagcaggctgtgcctggCCTGGCCGGTAGTGCCGGAGGCCACATGCTTTAGTGTTTATGATCAGTTTGCTTGGAAGTGCTTTTGAGGAGCTGCTGCTCACTAGTCCTCACTGGCCTTGCCCGGAGGAAATGACCTGCAGGACCGTGCTCAGTCAGACCTGCTACGTGCCCACTGCTGATTCAGTGCTGGGTGTCAGCCCTGTGTGGAGAAACCAATGCTTCCCCGACCAGAGGGAGAGAGCAGCTGGCTGCCACCTGGAGAGACCGGGTGCTGGGAGAGGTGCAGCTAGCCTGGGCACTATGACAAGCTGCCCACCCCAGGGCAGAGCCACTGGCACCCCCTTCCGGGCTCAGAAACAGATGCTAGCTGCAGCAGCAGGTCAGGAGTGCAGAGCTACAGGAGTCAGACGGACCTTCCAGAGCAGGACCCAGGTGGAGCAGATCCTGATCGAGGGTAAAACCTGCCTCAGAAGTGCTAGGCTGAGGGTCAGTATGGTCACTAGGAAACGCTGCAGAGAACTCAA from Chelonoidis abingdonii isolate Lonesome George chromosome 3, CheloAbing_2.0, whole genome shotgun sequence includes the following:
- the LOC116825039 gene encoding heme-binding protein 1-like, which codes for MARITLEDLNGLDDESLDEDEEPMDGEEQNRLFSHWETVASTHQVTLPQEMAGPIMQMTQHSQMRELVPYVTLLQHEKCEERLYPAGKWACVTKGEPMYEQSISMGFMKLMRYICKENSTGRYLGMTVPVVNEIYLNEEGTELLRDVTTTYYLPGEFQPDPPLPTDPDIRIVERQPLRVLTRVFYGVTTEETILREIRLLWELLGSTDTVLRESYMVAAYENPSVPQRRNEIWFIRRAE